The following proteins are encoded in a genomic region of Arachis stenosperma cultivar V10309 chromosome 4, arast.V10309.gnm1.PFL2, whole genome shotgun sequence:
- the LOC130974786 gene encoding protein FAR1-RELATED SEQUENCE 5-like, which produces MSGIFTDTEMNEQYQEDDDFNQQEELVSDQDMMDEQNEFEQDFRDEFTEGAFFSESDMSDYILEAAYAVDSVQDITSLKFSENVAEKIGKYHFSTLHLAFDFYMKYLKSKGFSARKSKTFKNSSGEIYRQMFVCHRQGFRMEKYYTMEKRKKEPRLETRTGCEPRMDVKFVPESGRWHIFYFSDEHNHDLLDTQFSAMLPAHRKMSEEDIMQMMNMLKSGINTSQIFGLLASQVGGYEFVGYGPRDMYNEIVRQRHQIPGDAARVLKKLEDMRLKDPQLYFKACHDSRGLLRNLFWSNGISQLDYRLFGDVIAFDATYKKNKYNCPLVIFSGVNHHNQTIVFAAALIANETINTYIWLLRQLMFAMRGKTPTSIITDGAMAIRNAVRDVFPEVKHRLCAWHLIRNATSNVGNPSFTSKFRKIMTGDYEIPVFKRKWVQLIEEFGIEDKPWVINMYKEKHMWAIAYLREKFFAGFRTTSRCEGLHSVVGRYVGLRYDLTSFVEHFQRCVAHMRFNEFNADYESTRGVPVMQTCIELLERYAAELYTHEIFLFFRPFLSRAGSMRVLNIDNTDDCIKYIVCKHGRPDFTWTVDFRQEEMIFMCTNLRMESFGIPCEHIVKVMVDRDIREIPRSLVLDRWTKKVKSALNDPSGFTRDAVVISRQSALVEFSKQLAAVAAKVPERYEETRDLIMGLYSSYKAADEGDNQPHSGVARSSNPYVHPTTGGSGQPSKKKKRQRCSVCQMEGHKKTTCPWQKDIDNNVIENEAIGSDDGDMCTEATAELDSDS; this is translated from the coding sequence ATGTCAGGTATATTTACAGACACTGAGATGAATGAGCAATACCAGGAGGACGATGACTTTAACCAACAAGAAGAGCTAGTAAGTGACCAAGATATGATGGATGAACAGAATGAATTCGAACAAGATTTCAGAGATGAATTTACCGAGGGAGCATTTTTTTCTGAATCTGATATGTCAGATTATATCCTTGAAGCCGCTTATGCGGTTGACTCCGTGCAAGACATTACATCTTTGAAATTTAGTGAGAATGTTGCGGAGAAAATTGGCAAATACCACTTTTCTACTTTGCATCTTGcatttgatttttatatgaaGTACTTAAAGTCGAAGGGCTTTAGTGCAAGGAAGAGCAAGACCTTCAAGAATAGTAGTGGCGAGATTTACAGACAAATGTTTGTATGCCATAGGCAAGGATTCAGGATGGAGAAATATTACACGATGgaaaaaaggaagaaggagCCTAGATTGGAAACAAGAACTGGATGTGAACCCCGAATGGATGTTAAATTTGTACCAGAAAGTGGAAGGTGGCATATCTTTTATTTCTCTGACGAACACAACCATGATCTATTGGATACACAATTCAGTGCTATGTTGCCTGCCCACAGAAAAATGTCAGAGGAAGATATTATGCAAATGATGAACATGCTAAAGTCAGGGATCAACACCTCACAGATATTTGGTCTTCTAGCTAGTCAAGTAGGCGGGTACGAATTTGTTGGCTATGGTCCCAGAGATATGTACAATGAGATTGTTCGGCAAAGGCATCAAATTCCTGGTGATGCAGCACGAGTGTTGAAGAAGTTGGAGGATATGCGGTTGAAGGATCCACAATTATATTTCAAGGCATGTCACGATTCAAGAGGTTTGTTACGTAATTTGTTCTGGTCTAATGGGATTAGCCAACTAGACTACCGACTCTTCGGGGATGTTATTGCTTTTGATGCTACGTACAAGAAGAACAAGTATAATTGTCCATTAGTAATATTCAGCGGGGTTAACCACCACAACCAAACAATTGTTTTTGCTGCTGCGTTAATTGCGAACGAAACTATTAATACATATATTTGGCTCCTGCGTCAGCTCATGTTTGCAATGAGGGGCAAGACCCCGACCTCAATCATAACTGATGGGGCCATGGCGATTAGGAATGCAGTGAGAGATGTATTTCCCGAAGTCAAACACAGATTATGCGCTTGGCACCTTATTCGAAATGCAACTAGCAATGTTGGAAATCCATCGTTTACATCtaaatttagaaaaatcatGACAGGAGACTACGAGATTCCTGTGTTTAAGCGTAAGTGGGTTCAGCTTATTGAAGAATTTGGCATTGAGGATAAGCCGTGGGTGATCAACATGTACAAAGAGAAGCATATGTGGGCTATTGCATATCTAAGAGAAAAATTCTTTGCTGGCTTTAGAACTACATCAAGATGTGAAGGTTTACACTCAGTAGTGGGAAGGTATGTGGGATTGCGGTATGATTTGACAAGTTTTGTAGAGCATTTTCAAAGGTGTGTAGCACACATGCGCTTTAACGAATTTAATGCTGATTATGAATCTACACGTGGGGTGCCCGTCATGCAAACTTGTATAGAGCTGCTAGAGAGATATGCTGCTGAGTTATACACTCATGagatatttcttttctttcggccATTTCTCTCCAGAGCTGGATCAATGCGGGTTCTTAACATAGATAATACCGATGATTGCATAAAGTACATTGTGTGTAAGCATGGGAGGCCCGATTTTACGTGGACCGTTGATTTTCGTCAAGAAGAAATGATCTTCATGTGTACCAATTTACGAATGGAGTCATTTGGTATTCCCTGCGAACATATTGTGAAAGTAATGGTTGACAGAGACATCCGTGAGATTCCCCGGTCATTGGTATTGGATAGATGGACAAAAAAGGTTAAATCAGCACTCAATGATCCAAGTGGGTTCACCAGGGATGCTGTTGTTATTAGTCGTCAAAGTGCTTTGGTGGAATTTTCTAAACAACTGGCTGCTGTTGCTGCTAAAGTACCAGAGAGATATGAAGAGACACGTGATTTAATTATGGGATTGTACTCATCTTACAAGGCTGCAGATGAAGGAGATAATCAACCTCACTCAGGTGTAGCTAGAAGTAGCAATCCGTATGTGCATCCAACCACTGGAGGCTCAGGACAACCATCTAAGAAGAAGAAGCGGCAACGTTGTAGTGTTTGTCAAATGGAAGGACATAAGAAGACAACATGTCCTTGGCAAAAGGACATTGACAACAACGTTATAGAAAATGAAGCTATCGGTTCGGACGATGGCGACATGTGTACCGAAGCGACGGCTGAGTTAGATAGTGATAGTTAG